From one Bradyrhizobium sp. Ash2021 genomic stretch:
- a CDS encoding type II toxin-antitoxin system Phd/YefM family antitoxin, translated as MKEVSLSEIRDDLSRFLREAETREIVITRHGKPAGVLIGFETEEEWFEYRLEHDPRFLRRIEQARNNLRAGHGTRLEDIETD; from the coding sequence ATGAAAGAAGTTTCGCTTTCGGAAATCAGAGACGATCTATCGCGGTTTCTCAGAGAGGCGGAGACGCGGGAAATCGTCATCACGCGCCACGGCAAACCGGCCGGCGTGCTGATTGGCTTTGAAACCGAGGAGGAATGGTTCGAGTATCGCCTCGAACATGATCCGCGCTTTCTGCGACGTATCGAGCAGGCCCGGAACAATCTGCGCGCAGGACACGGCACCAGACTCGAAGATATTGAAACCGATTAG